Proteins from one Deltaproteobacteria bacterium genomic window:
- a CDS encoding head-tail adaptor protein, with translation MRAGKLRQVITYQAKTQTVDEYGGPVETWADFATVRASVAPLIGKDMLSSMAAQ, from the coding sequence ATCCGCGCCGGCAAACTCCGTCAGGTCATCACCTACCAAGCCAAGACCCAGACCGTAGACGAATACGGTGGCCCGGTGGAAACGTGGGCAGACTTTGCCACGGTTCGGGCGTCCGTAGCCCCGCTGATCGGCAAGGACATGCTCTCGTCAATGGCGGCTCAG